The following proteins come from a genomic window of Leptospira dzoumogneensis:
- a CDS encoding RsmG family class I SAM-dependent methyltransferase, giving the protein MTETETSHPDFNHDPDGIQAAVKYRFSKDAEQILPLFDWELVSSFLTFLKEKNQAGGFFSKRDTNEILDRHVLESIFHIYKIRSIVGSFNSMKVGDAGTGPGIPGFFFRCLIEKERPKLVLLDSQRRKLSHTETFVKENKITGVDFLFARAEDWKTDWNLGVSRGFVPYPWSAEVLSRCIIKGGYYVPFIGKDEFDAKIEKKILTDSGFEVLKTVFLSELEFLGMRHIKVLKKVGSARQGIPRAWKLLEKESKEFYGKDRIH; this is encoded by the coding sequence ATGACAGAAACAGAGACAAGCCATCCGGACTTCAATCATGATCCGGATGGGATCCAAGCCGCGGTTAAATATAGATTTTCAAAAGACGCAGAACAGATCCTTCCCTTATTCGATTGGGAACTTGTCTCTTCATTCTTAACCTTCCTAAAAGAAAAGAACCAAGCAGGCGGTTTTTTTTCTAAAAGAGATACAAACGAGATCTTAGATCGTCATGTATTAGAGTCCATCTTTCATATTTATAAGATCCGTTCCATCGTTGGATCGTTTAACAGTATGAAGGTGGGAGATGCCGGGACAGGTCCAGGCATACCTGGCTTCTTCTTTCGTTGTTTAATAGAGAAGGAAAGGCCTAAACTAGTCCTATTAGATTCACAAAGAAGAAAACTCTCTCACACAGAAACGTTTGTGAAAGAAAACAAAATCACAGGGGTTGATTTCCTTTTTGCAAGGGCGGAGGACTGGAAAACTGACTGGAATTTAGGTGTTTCTAGGGGGTTTGTACCCTATCCTTGGAGCGCAGAAGTCTTAAGTAGATGTATTATAAAAGGAGGATATTATGTCCCTTTTATCGGGAAAGACGAGTTTGATGCAAAGATTGAAAAGAAGATCTTAACTGATAGTGGCTTTGAAGTTCTTAAGACTGTATTTTTATCTGAACTTGAATTTTTAGGCATGCGACATATTAAAGTCTTGAAAAAGGTCGGATCGGCAAGGCAAGGTATTCCTAGAGCTTGGAAGCTTCTCGAAAAGGAGAGCAAAGAATTCTATGGGAAAGATCGTATCCATTAG
- a CDS encoding ParA family protein, with translation MGKIVSISNQKGGVGKTTTSINLAANLAAIGKKVLIVDFDPQGNSGSGLGFEINTLQNTSYELLIGESSAAECIKRTDIENLHIIPSNINLSGAEADLLGEENREYRLKDAIGHLRTEYDYILIDCPPSLGVLTINALSAADSVMITLQTEYFALEGLTQLMKIISLVQEKLNPSLELEGVLLTMFDKRTNLAQQVAEDVKSYFKEKVYTTVIPRNIKLSEAPSFGKSILSYDPDGIGAQSYRSLALEVAGKN, from the coding sequence ATGGGAAAGATCGTATCCATTAGTAATCAAAAAGGCGGCGTAGGCAAGACTACTACCTCCATCAATCTTGCGGCAAATCTAGCTGCGATTGGTAAAAAAGTTTTAATCGTAGATTTTGATCCGCAAGGCAACTCGGGATCCGGTTTAGGATTCGAGATCAATACTCTCCAAAATACTTCTTATGAACTTTTGATCGGAGAATCTTCCGCTGCGGAATGTATTAAAAGAACCGATATCGAAAATCTTCATATCATTCCTTCTAATATCAATTTGTCCGGTGCGGAAGCCGACTTATTGGGAGAAGAAAATCGTGAGTATCGTTTAAAAGATGCGATCGGTCATTTAAGAACTGAGTATGATTATATACTGATCGATTGTCCTCCTTCTCTTGGCGTTCTTACTATCAATGCATTGTCTGCGGCTGATAGTGTGATGATCACTCTTCAAACCGAATATTTCGCTTTGGAAGGACTGACCCAGCTAATGAAGATCATTTCTTTGGTTCAGGAAAAATTAAATCCTTCTCTCGAGCTCGAAGGCGTTCTGCTTACCATGTTCGATAAGAGAACCAATCTTGCTCAACAAGTTGCAGAAGATGTTAAGTCTTACTTTAAAGAAAAAGTATATACTACGGTTATTCCAAGAAACATCAAACTTTCGGAAGCTCCTTCTTTCGGTAAGTCCATTCTTTCCTATGATCCGGACGGGATCGGTGCTCAAAGTTACAGAAGTCTAGCATTAGAAGTTGCCGGTAAAAATTAA
- a CDS encoding ParB/RepB/Spo0J family partition protein, with product MSASAKPKALGRGLGNLIPVSEEKSFKEAGGEGSLREVKLSEIRPNPDQPRRTFNEESLRELAETIKAHGVIQPIVVKDTGSGYEIISGERRYRACKIAGFVKIPVVVKKANVQQTLEMALIENIQRENLNPIEEALAYKTLSEKSGLKITDIASRVGKNRATVSNLIRLLQLPDSVMDLVKNGRISEGHARPLLSIADRKKSEQLAYQIAEKGLTVRQVEDIVANLTEEAPVREKKKSKRKEVDIVELENKFRKKYSMKVDITHNSSSGKGKLSIAYPSLDALQKVLDALGL from the coding sequence ATGAGTGCCAGCGCAAAACCGAAAGCATTAGGAAGGGGACTCGGGAATTTAATTCCTGTTTCGGAGGAAAAATCTTTCAAGGAAGCAGGCGGAGAAGGTTCGCTCAGAGAGGTAAAACTTTCAGAGATCCGTCCCAATCCTGACCAACCAAGAAGAACTTTTAATGAAGAATCATTGCGCGAACTTGCAGAGACCATCAAGGCTCACGGAGTTATCCAACCGATAGTTGTTAAAGACACCGGTTCCGGATATGAGATCATCTCCGGAGAAAGAAGATACCGTGCATGTAAAATTGCAGGCTTCGTAAAAATCCCTGTCGTAGTTAAAAAAGCAAATGTGCAGCAAACTTTGGAAATGGCCCTTATCGAAAATATCCAAAGAGAAAATCTAAATCCGATCGAAGAGGCTTTGGCTTACAAAACTCTTTCTGAAAAATCCGGATTAAAGATCACTGATATTGCATCTAGAGTCGGTAAGAACAGAGCGACCGTATCCAACTTAATTCGTCTTTTACAATTGCCTGATTCAGTTATGGATCTGGTTAAGAATGGTAGAATATCCGAAGGTCATGCAAGACCTCTTCTATCCATTGCGGATCGTAAAAAATCAGAACAGCTCGCTTACCAAATTGCAGAGAAAGGTTTAACAGTTCGCCAAGTAGAAGATATAGTTGCAAACTTAACGGAAGAAGCTCCAGTCAGAGAGAAGAAAAAATCCAAACGTAAAGAAGTGGATATTGTAGAACTTGAGAACAAGTTCCGCAAAAAATATTCTATGAAAGTGGATATCACACATAATTCTTCTTCCGGAAAAGGAAAACTCAGTATTGCTTATCCAAGCTTGGATGCTTTACAAAAAGTTTTAGATGCCCTAGGATTATAA
- a CDS encoding acyl-CoA thioesterase, whose protein sequence is MSSNDSEFYYTLRVRYSEIDAQAVVFNAHYLTYFDTALNEYMRFLKYDYKGELEKNGLDFVVTRSLIEYKSPARFDEELKIYVKAGEIKPASILWNIQVRKGSDDTLVCNGELTWAFLVLESRKPAKLPEVFKNLSSKN, encoded by the coding sequence ATGAGTTCAAACGATTCGGAATTCTATTATACTCTAAGAGTACGCTATTCCGAGATAGATGCGCAAGCAGTAGTATTCAACGCACATTATCTCACTTACTTTGATACCGCTTTGAACGAGTACATGAGATTTTTAAAGTACGACTATAAGGGCGAATTAGAGAAGAATGGTCTAGACTTTGTAGTCACTCGCTCTTTGATCGAATATAAATCGCCTGCAAGATTTGACGAAGAACTAAAAATTTATGTGAAAGCAGGAGAGATCAAACCTGCTAGTATTCTTTGGAATATCCAAGTTCGAAAAGGTTCGGATGATACTTTAGTTTGTAATGGAGAATTGACCTGGGCATTTTTGGTATTGGAATCCAGAAAGCCAGCAAAACTACCGGAAGTATTTAAGAACTTAAGTTCTAAGAACTGA
- a CDS encoding YaaR family protein, with the protein MKIQSQQKDPRTESRKKRDFGLSLSASIYQPVPSSVSDSQIPDSKSEFFDLVEHLLPYNQERTRDLNSLLRDLPDAERNFLKSPTYSNLEVYKRIVQGILKEVLDRNTSLETLRTRARGGSEKVYQVVQIVDDKIQTLADFIIHPENSTFDLMKRMEDIRGLLVDLMN; encoded by the coding sequence TTGAAGATCCAATCTCAGCAAAAAGACCCTCGCACAGAATCACGTAAAAAAAGAGACTTCGGACTTTCCCTAAGTGCTTCTATATATCAACCTGTTCCTAGTTCAGTATCAGATTCCCAGATACCTGATTCTAAAAGTGAATTTTTCGATTTAGTAGAACATCTACTTCCTTATAACCAGGAAAGAACAAGAGATCTAAATTCTTTGCTTAGAGATCTTCCTGATGCAGAGAGAAATTTTCTAAAATCTCCTACTTACTCAAATCTGGAAGTTTATAAAAGGATCGTTCAAGGGATCTTGAAAGAAGTTCTAGATAGAAATACAAGTTTGGAAACTTTACGCACTCGCGCCCGCGGCGGATCCGAGAAAGTTTACCAAGTAGTTCAGATAGTAGATGATAAGATCCAAACTTTAGCGGACTTTATCATTCATCCTGAGAATTCTACTTTTGATCTGATGAAAAGAATGGAAGATATTCGTGGTCTATTAGTAGACCTGATGAATTGA
- a CDS encoding bactofilin family protein has product MAHTEEQLAVNSIIGEGAEFSGDFKLSGLLRIDGIFRGTIKTDGKVLIGKTGIVDTDIKARIVVAGGEINGNIFASERVTLLASCRMKGDIITPKVVMEEGVQFEGNCKINPTTH; this is encoded by the coding sequence ATGGCCCATACAGAAGAGCAATTAGCGGTAAATAGCATCATCGGCGAAGGCGCCGAATTCAGCGGAGACTTCAAACTTTCCGGGCTTCTACGTATTGACGGTATTTTTAGGGGAACCATAAAAACCGACGGAAAAGTCCTAATTGGAAAGACCGGAATCGTCGATACGGATATTAAAGCTCGTATTGTCGTCGCCGGCGGTGAAATTAATGGGAATATATTCGCGTCGGAACGAGTGACTCTACTCGCAAGCTGCCGTATGAAAGGTGATATTATCACTCCAAAGGTAGTTATGGAAGAGGGAGTACAATTCGAGGGAAATTGTAAGATTAACCCGACCACTCATTGA
- a CDS encoding M23 family metallopeptidase — translation MNLKSYLALLYYRLRYKYQDLKLKLDIKIANWNKKGKERLTVMVIPHSEQKTINFHISYRAITIFIGTILVLLLISSINVLSHSGSIHQLTELNLSNQDFIRQSAKMKEEINGLHEHVEYYHNHVGALYGRLTGDNSKVAKGIGGAEKLSLGSDKNLAPGAEVFRLKEDVHNLKVANELTQEIISILKKRKNLIRQTPSVWPVKGYVLYPYGEYLNPVTARRDFNNGLDIGAFPGSEVVATAPGTVYEIGYTRNTGYFVKVAHKFGWKTIYSNLDRVKVKANQQISKNEVLGFVGKSENSPQYSLHYEIHVGTRAIDPFAFLNQIQD, via the coding sequence TTGAATCTTAAATCCTATCTTGCACTACTTTATTATAGGCTCAGATACAAATACCAAGATCTGAAGCTTAAGCTAGATATCAAAATAGCAAATTGGAATAAGAAGGGTAAAGAACGTCTCACCGTCATGGTGATCCCTCACTCCGAACAAAAGACGATCAACTTTCATATCTCTTACAGAGCAATCACCATCTTCATCGGGACAATTCTGGTCCTTCTTCTTATCAGCTCTATCAACGTTCTTAGTCATTCAGGATCCATTCACCAACTTACAGAGTTGAACTTATCCAACCAAGACTTCATTCGTCAGTCCGCAAAAATGAAAGAAGAGATCAACGGTCTTCACGAGCATGTTGAGTACTATCACAATCATGTAGGCGCTCTTTACGGAAGATTGACCGGAGACAATTCCAAAGTTGCAAAAGGGATCGGTGGAGCAGAAAAACTTTCTCTTGGTTCCGATAAAAATTTAGCACCGGGCGCAGAAGTATTCCGACTGAAAGAAGATGTTCATAATCTTAAAGTAGCGAACGAACTTACTCAAGAAATCATAAGTATATTAAAAAAACGTAAAAATCTAATCCGTCAAACCCCGTCTGTCTGGCCGGTAAAAGGATATGTTCTTTATCCTTATGGAGAATATCTGAATCCGGTTACCGCTCGCAGGGACTTCAACAACGGATTGGATATCGGAGCTTTCCCTGGATCAGAAGTAGTGGCAACTGCACCTGGTACAGTTTACGAGATCGGATACACTCGTAACACCGGATATTTCGTAAAAGTAGCTCACAAGTTCGGTTGGAAAACGATTTACTCTAATCTGGATCGTGTAAAAGTGAAAGCGAATCAGCAAATTTCCAAAAACGAAGTATTAGGTTTCGTTGGAAAATCGGAAAACAGTCCTCAATACAGTCTTCATTATGAAATTCATGTGGGCACCAGAGCGATCGATCCGTTTGCATTCTTGAACCAGATCCAAGACTGA
- a CDS encoding TatD family hydrolase — MYSIIDTHCHLDIIQEQGQDIAESIKKAKESGIKKIVQIGIDLESSIRAKGLSEKFSDEEIEIFYSIGCHPTETHEFPKKEEILTLVKENVTDRKLSAIGEIGLDYYHDASTKAYQADVLHSFLEASGQYSLPVVIHSRDAAEDTVSILKEHRDKAFGVIHCFTYDYPTAKKLVDLGYYISFSGIVAFKNARDIQEAAEKLPLESMLIETDAPFLAPPPFRGKRNEPSYTKFVLEKMFSLRKESNSEVEKTLYNNSLKFTQRKAYHHD; from the coding sequence ATGTACTCCATCATCGACACACATTGCCACTTAGATATAATACAAGAGCAAGGGCAGGATATTGCAGAATCTATAAAAAAAGCAAAAGAATCCGGTATAAAAAAGATCGTCCAGATCGGTATCGACCTTGAGAGTTCAATTAGAGCGAAAGGTTTATCTGAAAAATTTTCAGATGAAGAGATAGAAATATTTTATTCGATCGGTTGCCATCCGACTGAAACTCATGAATTTCCTAAAAAAGAAGAAATTTTGACATTAGTCAAAGAAAACGTTACGGACCGAAAGTTATCTGCGATTGGAGAGATCGGATTAGATTATTATCACGATGCTTCGACTAAGGCGTATCAGGCGGACGTGCTGCATTCTTTCTTAGAAGCTTCCGGTCAGTATTCGCTTCCTGTAGTGATCCATTCAAGAGATGCTGCAGAAGATACGGTTTCTATCTTAAAAGAACATAGAGACAAGGCATTTGGAGTGATCCATTGTTTTACTTATGATTATCCAACGGCGAAGAAGTTAGTGGATCTAGGATATTATATTTCCTTTTCGGGAATAGTCGCTTTTAAGAATGCAAGAGATATCCAAGAAGCCGCCGAAAAACTTCCGTTAGAAAGTATGCTCATCGAAACAGATGCACCTTTTCTTGCACCGCCTCCTTTCAGGGGAAAAAGAAATGAGCCATCCTATACTAAATTCGTTTTAGAAAAAATGTTCTCACTTAGAAAAGAATCTAACTCCGAAGTGGAAAAAACTTTGTATAATAATTCCTTAAAATTCACGCAAAGGAAGGCGTATCATCATGATTGA
- the serS gene encoding serine--tRNA ligase yields MIDLKYITDNTEELKSNLELRGFKDLAVLDQLADIIQKKKVLQKEADVFREERNKASKEIGKVKQAGGDIAAASAAVKEIGDKIKKIEDDLESLESKLLEINLGLPNILDKDVPVGKNEHDNKVLYEVGEVRDYKFTPKPHFELGEALGWFNFEKGTKLAGARAYTYFGLGAKLERALANLMLETHTTEHGYTEVWVPVMVNDECMTTTGQYPKFKDEYYRLERDELNLIPTAEVPLTNLYRDEIIPEGSLPISITAHSSCFRREAGSYGKDTRGLVRVHQFQKVELVKFARPEDSEEEHKKMLSHAENILKKLGIRYRVMLLCSGDISAASSKTYDLEVWMPGLNRWMEISSVSNFKDFQARRGKIRYKSKEGKNQLVHTLNGSGLAIGRTLAAVIETYQKEDGTIDFPEALKKYL; encoded by the coding sequence ATGATTGATCTAAAATATATTACCGATAACACTGAAGAATTAAAATCTAATCTGGAACTAAGAGGCTTTAAAGACCTCGCTGTTTTGGACCAACTTGCAGATATCATCCAAAAGAAAAAAGTCCTCCAAAAGGAAGCGGATGTATTCCGTGAGGAAAGAAATAAAGCAAGTAAAGAGATAGGAAAGGTAAAACAAGCAGGCGGAGATATTGCTGCCGCTTCTGCCGCCGTAAAAGAGATCGGAGATAAGATCAAAAAGATAGAAGATGATCTTGAATCTCTCGAATCCAAACTGCTCGAAATCAATTTAGGTCTCCCTAATATTCTAGATAAAGATGTTCCTGTAGGTAAAAACGAACATGATAATAAAGTTTTGTATGAAGTAGGAGAAGTCCGAGACTATAAATTTACTCCTAAACCTCATTTTGAATTGGGAGAGGCATTAGGCTGGTTCAATTTCGAGAAGGGAACAAAACTCGCAGGTGCCAGAGCCTACACTTATTTCGGCCTAGGCGCTAAATTAGAAAGAGCACTTGCAAATCTAATGCTTGAAACTCACACGACTGAACATGGTTATACAGAAGTTTGGGTACCTGTTATGGTAAACGACGAATGTATGACTACTACGGGACAATATCCTAAATTTAAGGACGAGTATTATAGATTAGAAAGAGATGAACTCAATCTTATCCCTACTGCAGAAGTTCCTCTAACGAACTTATACAGGGACGAGATCATTCCTGAAGGTTCCCTGCCTATTTCTATCACTGCTCATAGCTCTTGTTTTAGAAGAGAAGCAGGTTCCTATGGAAAGGATACAAGAGGTCTGGTTCGAGTTCACCAATTCCAAAAAGTAGAACTTGTGAAGTTTGCTCGCCCAGAAGATTCAGAAGAAGAGCATAAAAAGATGCTTTCTCATGCGGAGAATATCCTAAAAAAATTAGGGATACGATACAGAGTGATGTTATTATGCAGCGGTGATATTTCGGCTGCTTCTTCCAAAACTTATGATTTGGAAGTTTGGATGCCTGGTCTGAATCGTTGGATGGAAATTTCTTCCGTTTCTAACTTCAAGGATTTTCAGGCAAGACGTGGTAAGATCCGCTACAAATCCAAAGAAGGCAAAAACCAATTGGTCCATACATTGAACGGTTCCGGTTTGGCGATCGGTAGGACCTTGGCCGCAGTTATAGAAACGTATCAAAAAGAAGACGGGACTATAGACTTCCCGGAAGCTTTGAAAAAATATCTCTGA
- a CDS encoding OmpA family protein: MASKIHTLSSFSIKIISVLLYYFIFAGFSVSGAEDSSSKGKVSPLKGEINTSLNEFGISLSEDGNTLYYYSKRRNSNYSDLYKSVKTKDGWSSGVEVSELNSQFDDQSPFVIENEKAIIFSSNRDGSIEFKLGNGKIGVSRDLYFATLKDGAWDKATRLPQEVNTPAIEENPFLAGSYLFFTRYPFGKVAESDIYISEYKDGSWRKAIRMESPVNTEHAEIAATLSRDSKYLYFSSNRPGGYGGLDIYKVEIKEDGTFSPAVNLGPVINSPGDEAFYTETPDGKNAYFCRLEKEGGNYDIYEFSVNEWEELKKNKKISLESIHFRTGSFEIEEESFEILDRLVAFLNENPSIKLKITGHTDLHGDPNDNLELSRNRAGAVKDYLVKKGISTGRFSTDGKGSKEPIYPEKNPETDRKNRRTEFQILE, translated from the coding sequence ATGGCTTCTAAAATCCATACTCTATCTTCTTTTTCTATCAAGATCATTTCCGTCTTACTTTATTATTTCATATTTGCTGGATTTTCAGTATCCGGCGCGGAAGACTCCTCTTCAAAAGGAAAGGTTTCTCCTTTAAAAGGAGAGATTAACACTTCTTTAAACGAGTTCGGGATCAGTCTTTCGGAAGATGGTAATACTCTTTATTATTATTCCAAACGTAGGAATTCCAATTACTCGGATCTGTACAAATCTGTAAAAACAAAAGATGGCTGGAGTTCGGGTGTAGAAGTTTCCGAATTAAATTCTCAATTCGACGATCAAAGTCCTTTCGTTATAGAAAATGAGAAGGCGATCATCTTCTCTTCTAATCGAGACGGAAGTATAGAATTCAAATTAGGCAACGGCAAGATAGGAGTCTCAAGAGATCTTTACTTCGCCACTTTGAAAGATGGGGCTTGGGACAAAGCCACTAGACTTCCTCAAGAAGTAAACACTCCTGCAATCGAAGAGAATCCTTTTTTAGCGGGAAGTTATTTATTCTTCACTCGCTATCCATTCGGAAAAGTTGCCGAGTCTGATATTTATATTTCAGAATATAAGGACGGCTCTTGGAGAAAAGCGATCCGTATGGAAAGCCCTGTAAATACGGAACATGCCGAGATAGCTGCCACTTTGAGTAGAGATAGTAAGTATCTGTATTTTTCTTCCAATCGTCCGGGCGGTTACGGTGGATTAGATATTTATAAAGTAGAGATCAAGGAAGACGGGACCTTCTCCCCTGCAGTTAACCTTGGACCGGTCATCAATTCCCCCGGCGACGAAGCATTCTATACTGAAACTCCTGACGGTAAAAATGCATACTTTTGCAGGTTGGAAAAAGAAGGTGGGAATTACGATATCTACGAATTTTCAGTGAATGAATGGGAAGAATTGAAGAAGAATAAAAAGATCTCCTTGGAATCCATTCATTTTAGGACCGGCTCTTTCGAGATCGAAGAAGAGTCTTTTGAAATTTTAGATAGATTGGTTGCCTTCTTAAATGAAAACCCTTCCATAAAACTGAAAATCACAGGCCATACTGATTTACATGGAGATCCGAACGACAATTTGGAATTAAGCCGAAATCGGGCCGGGGCAGTTAAGGACTATTTGGTCAAAAAAGGAATTTCTACGGGTAGATTTTCCACGGATGGAAAGGGAAGTAAGGAACCGATTTATCCAGAAAAAAACCCGGAAACGGACCGTAAAAATCGAAGGACTGAATTTCAAATTTTAGAATAG
- a CDS encoding substrate-binding periplasmic protein, whose protein sequence is MKMRKQFQSAFLSVFVLFISLDLYSQTKAMPSRLDLVLSKKELVVGVNRVYEPFYIQDPKDSFPGFDMELAKLYADYLGVALKVKPLKTFRQFSDEIAAGTIDIAMAGMSTDLSRGKTVTFSDPYLLTTPAGLVNKRSLPPEPEGSIVTTRTFKSLEDLAVLNALSFSVRSNTTNHNYLLRRFGKNQIYSYLSDSIAIDALTKGNVICYVADSLYILSMLQRQPSLKANYVALINPVMDEYISAALPLNDLVFADNFNFFIKELKRTGVIEGLRAKYFLASGWVK, encoded by the coding sequence ATGAAAATGCGGAAGCAGTTTCAGTCGGCATTCCTTTCGGTTTTTGTCCTTTTTATCTCTCTAGACTTATACTCTCAAACCAAAGCTATGCCTTCCAGATTGGACTTAGTCCTTTCTAAAAAGGAGTTAGTGGTCGGGGTCAATCGAGTTTACGAACCTTTTTATATCCAAGATCCTAAAGACAGTTTTCCGGGTTTCGATATGGAACTTGCGAAACTATATGCGGATTATTTAGGAGTCGCGCTCAAAGTAAAACCTCTCAAAACTTTCCGCCAATTTTCTGATGAGATTGCGGCCGGTACGATAGACATTGCGATGGCTGGAATGTCCACGGATCTAAGCCGTGGAAAAACAGTGACCTTCTCAGATCCGTATCTACTTACGACTCCTGCAGGTCTTGTTAATAAACGTTCTCTTCCTCCCGAACCCGAAGGTAGTATTGTAACTACTAGAACTTTTAAATCTCTGGAAGACTTGGCCGTTTTAAACGCGCTTTCTTTTTCCGTTCGTTCCAATACTACAAATCATAATTATCTTTTGAGAAGGTTCGGTAAGAACCAAATTTACAGTTACCTTTCGGATTCTATCGCAATAGATGCATTAACAAAAGGGAATGTGATTTGTTATGTTGCGGACAGTTTGTATATTCTATCCATGCTGCAAAGACAACCTAGCCTGAAAGCGAACTATGTAGCGCTTATAAATCCTGTCATGGACGAATATATCAGCGCTGCATTACCTTTGAACGATCTAGTCTTTGCGGATAATTTTAATTTTTTCATCAAAGAATTAAAAAGAACAGGTGTGATAGAAGGTCTTCGCGCTAAATATTTTTTAGCAAGCGGTTGGGTAAAATAA